The proteins below are encoded in one region of Pseudophryne corroboree isolate aPseCor3 chromosome 8, aPseCor3.hap2, whole genome shotgun sequence:
- the TAPBP gene encoding tapasin isoform X2: protein MIPSTIYKLSLVVTLDPSGKLLSSDLSDCEMTHHLPQEVELDWVRSLTREKRSPLSLGKSWYTLSAKSEKEGNSVSAVLGPQGDQKDHLTVSLAVSSASVLVKAQLGKPLSLTCGMWRGQQPRFAVEWRHRALGDGKVLYAYDGWKDRVEVDLPGYQMNFSASHNKGDVSLLLEKVDVSHQGKFLCTIYLPYIRAQRDIQLQVIAKPRVSLLPARLFARPGEELTLSCEISHFHPLEISVDFLVQLPGESHPSLLPGTSLSTHGHNQDGTYSMTAFQRITASHNLHGARYSCRVSHASAPNGISRVQTLQIAGVSGPSLEDYMYLFLTALFLYGFLSYLHRKAVSFCRSPKEMNDRKSKSE from the exons ACCCCTCTGGGAAGCTGCTGTCCTCCGACTTATCTGACTGCGAGATGACCCATCACCTACCCCAGGAGGTGGAGCTGGACTGGGTGCGCTCTCTCACCCGGGAGAAACGCAGCCCGCTCTCTCTCGGCAAGTCCTGGTACACGCTGTCCGCCAAGAGTGAGAAGGAGGGGAACTCCGTGAGTGCCGTGCTGGGCCCACAGGGTGACCAGAAGGACCACTTGACAG TGTCCCTAGCCGTGTCTTCTGCCTCCGTCCTCGTGAAGGCCCAGCTGGGGAAGCCTCTGTCCCTGACCTGCGGGATGTGGCGGGGGCAGCAGCCTCGCTTTGCAGTGGAGTGGCGCCATCGTGCTCTGGGAGACGGGAAGGTGCTGTACGCATATGACGGATGGAAGGACAGAGTGGAGGTGGATCTCCCAGGTTATCAGATGAACTTTTCTGCCTCGCACAATAAGGGGGACGTGTCGCTCTTACTGGAGAAAGTGGACGTCTCCCATCAGGGCAAATTCCTCTGCACCATCTACCTGCCCTACATCCGGGCACAGCGAGACATCCAGCTGCAGGTCATAG CTAAGCCGCGAGTTTCCCTCCTGCCGGCCCGTCTCTTCGCTCGGCCTGGAGAGGAGCTGACGCTCTCCTGTGAGATCTCTCATTTCCACCCTCTGGAAATCTCAGTTGACTTCCTGGTTCAGCTCCCAGGGGAATCGCACCCTTCCCTGCTGCCTGGAACGTCCCTCTCCACACACGGCCACAACCAAGATGGCACCTACAGTATGACCGCCTTCCAGCGCATCACGGCTAGCCACAATCTACATGGAGCGCGCTACTCCTGCCGCGTCAGTCACGCCAGTGCACCAAATGGGATATCACGCGTGCAAACCCTCCAAATTGCGG GGGTCTCGGGACCATCCCTGGAGGACTACATGTATCTGTTTCTGACCGCACTCTTCCTCTATGGGTTCCTGAGCTACCTGCACAGGAAAG